A single Perca flavescens isolate YP-PL-M2 chromosome 2, PFLA_1.0, whole genome shotgun sequence DNA region contains:
- the pgap4 gene encoding post-GPI attachment to proteins factor 4 codes for MLGTSRCRLLSAASPMPRCRAFLSQYLRWSSAVTRAVTLCVVTFCVVLPLSCHRMLYSSFFLRSVYLDSMSDQALQESLERGRGALLFWQGASAAPPPSTASGYGGPELLVTVVTARRSEGRDFHYLLQVTRQLSVLLGGCGARPCAEVLVCDVESGHLENQDAKLLEAHFRVIRRSPAEQQRDRRERANTFEREKRDYVFCLRKGWELVQPRHVIVLEDDALPKPDFFSVVKELLSRRFARHTLYVKLYHPERLQRYWNPEPYRILEWVGLGLVGATALLLAAALWNHCSCSFSPSAGRLLFFTLYVMAAAELLGRHYLLEARRLSPQLYAVSPATECCTPAMLFPGNASLRVAEYLDGSFCAKGNAKDMVLYRMARTIAGERAHSVEPNLITHIGAFSSVRANPARPKLL; via the exons ATGCTGGGAACATCCCGGTGCAGGTTGCTGTCGGCTGCGTCACCGATGCCTCGATGCCGAGCGTTCCTCAGCCAGTACCTGCGATGGTCCAGCGCGGTGACCCGGGCGGTGACCCTGTGCGTGGTGACGTTCTGCGTGGTGCTGCCCCTGAGCTGCCACCGCATGCTCTACTCCTCCTTCTTCCTCCGCTCCGTCTACCTCGACTCCATGAGTGACCAGGCGCTGCAGGAGAGCCTGGAGCGCGGCCGCGGCGCGCTGCTCTTCTGGCAGGGCGCCTCCGCAGCTCCTCCTCCCTCCACGGCTTCCGGATACGGTGGCCCCGAGCTGCTGGTTACCGTGGTGACGGCCAGGCGGAGTGAGGGGCGGGACTTCCACTACCTGCTCCAGGTGACGCGGCAGCTGAGCGTCCTGCTGGGGGGCTGCGGGGCGCGGCCGTGCGCCGAGGTCTTGGTCTGCGACGTGGAAAGCGGGCACCTGGAGAACCAGGACGCCAAGCTGCTGGAGGCCCACTTCAG GGTGATCCGGCGATCCCCGGCGGAGCAGCAGAGGGACCGCCGCGAGCGAGCCAACACCTTcgagagggagaagagggatTACGTCTTCTGTCTCCGAAAGGGCTGGGAGCTGGTTCAGCCCCGACACGTGATCGTCCTGGAGGACGACGCGCTGCCGAAGCCGGACTTCTTCTCCGTGGTGAAGGAGCTGCTGTCTCGCCGCTTCGCCCGCCACACGCTCTACGTCAAGCTGTATCACCCGGAGCGGCTGCAGCGCTACTGGAACCCCGAGCCGTACCGCATCCTGGAGTGGGTGGGCCTGGGGCTGGTCGGGGCCACGGCCCTCCTGCTCGCCGCGGCGCTCTGGAACCACTGCTCCTGCTCCTTCTCGCCGTCGGCCGGCCGCCTCCTCTTCTTCACGCTCTACGTCATGGCGGCCGCCGAGCTGCTGGGGCGCCACTACCTCCTGGAGGCGCGCCGGCTCTCCCCGCAGCTCTACGCCGTCTCCCCGGCGACGGAGTGCTGCACGCCGGCCATGCTGTTCCCCGGCAACGCCTCGCTGCGGGTGGCCGAGTACCTGGACGGCTCGTTCTGCGCCAAGGGCAACGCCAAGGACATGGTTCTGTACCGCATGGCGAGGACGATCGCCGGCGAGAGGGCGCACAGCGTGGAACCCAACCTCATCACGCACATCGGGGCCTTTTCCTCGGTCAGGGCCAATCCAGCCAGGCCCAAACTCCTCTGA